One window of Alteromonas sp. LMIT006 genomic DNA carries:
- a CDS encoding YheU family protein — translation MIVPWQEISEDTLHRLIEAFVLREGTDYGEHEIPMADKVLQVRMQLEQGTVVIVYSELHESINIIPKEKLTRSN, via the coding sequence ATGATCGTACCGTGGCAAGAGATCTCAGAAGACACATTGCATCGTCTTATCGAAGCGTTTGTGTTGCGTGAAGGCACTGATTACGGGGAGCACGAGATCCCTATGGCAGACAAAGTTCTGCAAGTGCGCATGCAGTTAGAGCAAGGCACGGTGGTGATTGTCTACTCAGAGTTACATGAAAGTATTAATATCATCCCGAAGGAGAAACTCACACGTAGTAATTAA
- a CDS encoding hydrolase encodes MAELYSASVTSHQTAFGHITPFAFTAPWWAKNRHVQTIFGRYFGQHPTIAFESERVELDDGDFIDLAWAHKPTKCQGLVILFHGLEGSKDSHYIKHAVHVFSQQYHCVVMHFRGCSGVANRTPRAYHSGETSDAKTIIHLLQSRYRHQPIYAIGFSLGGNMLCKLNAEYADQNPLSGSVVVSAPLRLDACAKAINQGFAKVYERRLLRSMQANLKQKMQTMDYMGKVRVEAHEVEQLTSFELFDENVTAPLHGFTGAQDYYAKCSGLGFLHAIEKPTLVIHAQDDPFMNADVIPKAHQLSASVAYEMSQNGGHVGFFTGPPWRIKCDHLALRALDFFTEIGEKKP; translated from the coding sequence ATGGCGGAGTTGTATTCGGCGTCAGTCACATCACATCAGACAGCGTTTGGGCACATCACACCTTTTGCGTTCACAGCGCCCTGGTGGGCCAAAAATCGACATGTGCAAACGATTTTTGGGCGTTACTTTGGTCAGCATCCAACGATTGCTTTTGAGTCTGAACGTGTCGAGTTAGACGATGGCGATTTTATTGATTTGGCTTGGGCACACAAACCAACCAAGTGCCAAGGCCTGGTTATCTTGTTTCATGGATTGGAGGGCTCTAAGGACTCACATTACATCAAACATGCAGTGCATGTCTTTTCACAACAGTATCATTGTGTGGTGATGCATTTTCGTGGGTGCAGCGGGGTTGCTAATCGAACCCCTAGAGCGTATCACTCCGGTGAAACCAGCGATGCCAAAACCATTATTCATTTGCTACAAAGCCGATATCGTCATCAACCAATATATGCAATCGGTTTTTCCCTGGGTGGCAATATGTTGTGCAAACTCAACGCCGAATATGCCGATCAAAACCCGCTCAGTGGCAGTGTTGTGGTGAGTGCGCCGTTACGGCTCGATGCGTGTGCTAAAGCTATTAATCAAGGCTTTGCCAAAGTTTACGAGCGCCGTTTATTACGCAGTATGCAAGCGAACTTGAAACAAAAAATGCAAACCATGGATTATATGGGAAAAGTACGCGTTGAGGCACATGAGGTCGAGCAACTAACCAGTTTTGAATTATTCGATGAAAACGTTACTGCGCCATTACATGGCTTTACTGGGGCACAAGATTATTATGCAAAATGCTCTGGGCTTGGATTTTTGCATGCTATTGAAAAGCCGACCCTGGTGATCCATGCTCAGGACGATCCGTTTATGAACGCAGATGTCATTCCCAAAGCACATCAACTCAGCGCATCTGTGGCGTATGAAATGAGTCAAAATGGCGGGCATGTGGGTTTTTTTACGGGGCCTCCTTGGCGGATCAAATGCGATCACCTCGCCTTGCGCGCACTGGACTTTTTTACTGAAATAGGTGAAAAAAAACCATGA